One Deinococcus sp. YIM 134068 genomic region harbors:
- the rpoD gene encoding RNA polymerase sigma factor RpoD, with the protein MPSKSTTTKPTSRRTKAPEGGTTAVLERAVPDEVRLPEDIDELDALLSPEGEDALEPEAEDEDETETTTARSAEGEEEFTLDASAEAYRGDALRQYLHEIGRVPLLSVAEEIDLARRYEEGEEARRQLETEAELNDVQRRRLQRRVEDGSAAKQALIEANLRLVVSIAKKYANRGLGLLDLVQEGNTGLIRAVEKFEYRRGYKFSTYATWWIRQAVTRAIADKARTIRVPVHMVETINKLSRMSQQLEMELSREPSDEEIAEAMGPGWDAAKVEETQKVRWEPISLEAPIGDEGDSFYGDFISDERFGSPAEHANQSLMGEALERALSTLNEREGLVLRLRHGFVDGREHTLEEVGQFLNVTRERVRQIESKALRKLKYLESRGSSLRDFLE; encoded by the coding sequence ATGCCGAGCAAATCAACCACCACCAAACCCACCTCCCGCCGGACGAAAGCGCCGGAGGGTGGCACCACCGCCGTGCTGGAGCGGGCCGTTCCCGACGAGGTGCGCCTGCCCGAAGACATCGACGAACTGGACGCCCTGCTCTCCCCCGAGGGCGAGGACGCGCTGGAGCCGGAGGCGGAGGACGAGGACGAAACCGAGACCACCACGGCGAGGAGCGCCGAGGGCGAGGAGGAGTTCACCCTCGACGCGAGCGCGGAGGCCTACCGGGGCGACGCCCTGCGCCAGTACCTGCACGAGATCGGGCGGGTGCCGCTGCTGAGCGTGGCCGAGGAGATCGACCTCGCGCGGCGCTACGAGGAGGGTGAGGAGGCGCGGCGTCAGTTGGAGACCGAGGCCGAGCTGAACGATGTGCAGCGCCGCCGCCTGCAACGCCGGGTGGAGGACGGCTCGGCGGCCAAGCAGGCCCTCATCGAGGCCAACCTGCGCCTCGTCGTGAGCATCGCCAAGAAGTACGCCAACCGGGGCCTGGGCCTGCTCGACCTCGTGCAGGAGGGCAACACGGGCCTGATCCGCGCGGTGGAGAAGTTCGAGTACCGCCGGGGCTACAAGTTCTCCACGTATGCGACGTGGTGGATTCGGCAGGCCGTGACCCGCGCCATCGCCGACAAGGCCCGGACCATCCGCGTGCCCGTGCATATGGTCGAGACGATCAACAAACTCAGCCGTATGTCGCAGCAACTGGAGATGGAGCTGTCGCGCGAGCCGAGCGACGAGGAGATCGCCGAGGCGATGGGGCCGGGCTGGGACGCCGCGAAGGTGGAGGAGACCCAGAAGGTCCGCTGGGAGCCGATCTCGCTGGAGGCCCCCATCGGCGACGAGGGCGACTCCTTCTACGGCGACTTCATCTCCGACGAGCGCTTCGGCTCGCCCGCCGAGCACGCCAACCAGAGCCTGATGGGCGAGGCCCTGGAGCGGGCGCTCTCGACCCTGAACGAGCGCGAGGGCCTGGTCCTGCGGCTGCGTCACGGCTTCGTCGATGGCCGCGAGCACACGCTGGAGGAGGTCGGCCAGTTCCTGAACGTGACCCGCGAGCGCGTGCGCCAGATCGAGAGCAAGGCCTTGCGGAAGCTCAAGTACCTGGAGAGCCGGGGCAGCAGCCTGCGGGATTTCCTGGAGTAA